Proteins encoded within one genomic window of Chrysemys picta bellii isolate R12L10 chromosome 6, ASM1138683v2, whole genome shotgun sequence:
- the LOC135984361 gene encoding myb/SANT-like DNA-binding domain-containing protein 2, with translation MESSQDRKRAPAWTEREVRDLLAIWGDEAVIAELRSSKRNGKVLEKISKAMKDRGHNRDTQQCRVKIKELRQAYHKAREANGRSGAEPQTCRYYAELHAILGGAATTTPTVCYDSLTGETHREDGSGNEEDDDGGTVGSSQQQGSGETGFPNSQDLFVTLDLEPVTPELTQDPQGTQETSAANVSPSQRLVNIRKRKRKRRDEMFTELQMSSHADRAQQNAWRQSMSEMRKAQHEREERWRAEDDRWRQLADRRQEAMLRLLEHQSDMLERMVELQERQQEQRPPLQPLCNQQPSSPSSIASSPRRPRTRWGGLRPPSHSTPDDRPSIRRLGFNKS, from the exons atggagtcctcccaggatcgcaaaagagctccagcatggaccgaacgggaggtacgagatctgctcgccatatggggagatgaagcagtgatagctgaactccgtagcagtaaaagaaatggaaaagtattagaaaagatctccaaggccatgaaggaccgaggccataacagggacacacagcagtgccgcgtgaaaattaaggagctacggcaagcctaccacaaagccagagaagcaaacggaaggtccggggcagagccgcaaacttgccgctactacgcggagctgcatgccattctagggggtgcagccaccactaccccaaccgtgtgctatgactctctcactggagaaacacacagggaagacggttcggggaacgaggaagatgacgatggaggtactgtaggtagctcacagcagcaaggaagcggagaaaccggtttccccaacagccaggatctgtttgtgaccctggacctggaaccagtaacccccgaactcacccaagaccctcagggcacacaggagacctctg ctgcaaatgtttctccttcgcagaggctcgtgaacattagaaagagaaaacgtaagaggagggacgagatgttcacggagctgcagatgtcctcccacgctgatagagcacagcagaatgcgtggaggcagtcaatgtcggagatgagaaaagcccaacatgaacgagaggagaggtggcgggctgaagacgataggtggcgtcagcttgcagacagacggcaagaggcaatgctccgtctgctggagcatcaaagtgatatgctcgagcgtatggttgagttgcaggaaaggcagcaggagcagagaccgccgctacagcccctgtgtaaccaacagccctcctccccaagttccatagcctcctcacccagacgcccaagaacacggtgggggggcctccgtccacccagtcactccaccccagatgatcgcccaagcatcagaaggctgggcttcaataagagttaa